AGAAATACAAGTAATTAATAACATCTCTGACATCAACATTCTGATACGCCAAAGCTTGATCTTTTCATCTAACCAGCCTGAGCTTTATCAGTGATTGGTCCATGTGGTAAGAAAGCCTTCCTTCTGCAACCGAAGATGAGATGAAAGCACAAGATATGTCGCAACATCATTCTGCTCACCTCTACAACTCCAGAGAGTTAGTTACAGCAACAGATTAGTACTCACTAAAACTCCCAATTGAAAAaaggaacaaaaataaaaagaaagatagaACCTTGTATCAGAGCTAGGATTGAGCTCAGCTTCACTTGGAAGAAACTGAAACCAAGAAACATTATGTAGACCCCCCTGTGGAAGCAGTAGTAGTACAAGGTTATCAAAATCAATTCTTTTCTCCCAAAAGTGAATGGCTTtaatatgaagaagaagaggtttaGAATCAAAGAGAAGACTTACAATTGTGAAAACATTGGTCCACATCGTTTTCTCCCACTCAAACAAACTCATTACTTTGATGAATCGTGAAGACACTATGAAGCTCGGAATCACGAGGGAAGCACGATTCCAATCATAAAGGCGGAAGAGAGGAGAATCTAATCACATAATCACGATTCTGACGATAATCACATAATCAAGAAGCTTATCAATCTAATTCTGCAGATGGCGAAAGAGAGGAGAATCTTTGGAGCCTGAGGAAATTGATGgaggatggagaagaagaagaccaatCACAAGTTACCAGCGCACTAAGGATCAGGTCCATAAAAGGCTTAATTAAGGACTGATCCTTAACttgtgaaatttttttattattattttaatcttaAATGCACAAGGATTTGTGCTAAGGATTGGGTTAAATCCCCCATTGCGGATGGTACATAGATTCAATTCCTTGTACTTTTGTAGCATCACAATTACAAAAACGGCATCGTATTATTGGGGCCCTCTTAATGTGGGGACCATCATAATAAAAAGGATAAATTCGATGGGCCAGAAGAACAAGCCCATTAGTTAGGTAGCGAACCCATATAATCTATTTCTGAAAAAATTAATTACGGACGAAAAACCGAACCCTACTTTGTCGTCGTGGCCGTGTTTTTAGTGTCTCCTCTTTAAACCCCTGCAACCTTCTTGGCCTGGTTTCCGACGGTGGTGATCGATTCGTATATCTGGAGGGTAACTCtcttatgtctttttttttttcatctcgATCTAAAGCTCAGATCCTCATAAGATGAAGCTACAGAAACTGAAACTTTACTTTGATCAGTTTCTATAATAATCAACCGTAATAGTATCTTAGAAATCACAATCCCAAGTTTTATTCTCATGTTTTAGGAAACACAATCAAGTTATGGACTTGCTTGCTGCGTTGCGCTGACGAACAACAAGTGTCGCAGTCTCTATCTTCGTAAAAACGACGAGTGCGATTACAGTGATGATTCTGAAGCAGCTGAAACAGCTCACCTGTAAGTAACATTTAGCTATTGCCCTTCTCTTTTACTATATCATTTGTTTCGTTCAAGCGTCTTTAATGTTTTGTTTGCCTGCAAATTTGCAGTGTCTGCTACGCGCAGAAACAACGCTCATATTCTACGGCTTCCAAGGCTCTACAGTTCTCCTGCTACTGTTTCTCAAACTCTACCAGCTTCAACCTCCAAGCCTTCTAAAAGACTATCAAGAGATGATCGACGACTTGTGGTGGAGTCTTTTGTCTCCAAGTAAATTCTTCATTCTCCATGTCTCTtacatttctttttgtttattatggCTTCTCTTTATGTATGTGGACTTGACTAGATTTGATTTGTACTGTCTTTGTATGCAGATACAGAGCTGCTAATGCTGGGAAGTTCCCTTCATTGAAAGCTACTGTCAGGGAAGTTGGAGGCGGTTATTACATCGTCAGAGATATTCTTCAAGAGCTTAAACTCAGACCAAATGCACCACCAGTCTCACAAGTCCCTGATGAGGCTTCCTCAATGAAGCAGGATCATACCATAGAGTCTTCTCATCCTAGTTCCGATGAAGTTAGTCTCCAGGGAGACAACAGTCTTGTAGAGTCCTCTCTTCCTAGTTCTGATGAAGTTAGTCCCCAGGAAGACAACAGTCTTATAGCGTCTTCTCATCCTAGTTTTGATGAAGTTAGTCTCCATGGAGACAGCAGTCTAATAGAGTCTTCTCGCTCTATTTCTGATGAAGTTAGTCTCCAGGGAGACATCAGTCTTGTAATTCCTGCGACACATGACAGAAGTGAAACCGTGACAGCTTCTCTGGACAAAGATGTTGACTGTAAATGTGATGGCAGCAGCAGCACTCATTTTCCAGAAATTCAA
This genomic stretch from Raphanus sativus cultivar WK10039 chromosome 3, ASM80110v3, whole genome shotgun sequence harbors:
- the LOC130510203 gene encoding uncharacterized protein LOC130510203; the encoded protein is MILKQLKQLTLSATRRNNAHILRLPRLYSSPATVSQTLPASTSKPSKRLSRDDRRLVVESFVSKYRAANAGKFPSLKATVREVGGGYYIVRDILQELKLRPNAPPVSQVPDEASSMKQDHTIESSHPSSDEVSLQGDNSLVESSLPSSDEVSPQEDNSLIASSHPSFDEVSLHGDSSLIESSRSISDEVSLQGDISLVIPATHDRSETVTASLDKDVDCKCDGSSSTHFPEIQTLKVPEECLKTEEEEILTHLSSQEPKPDCYEGGAASLDKDIDSKCDGSSTHFPEIQTLKVSEECLKKPEIEEEETLTQIPSQEPRADHIEGRAASANVFPTETRQVPEKGDAEVKTGENSSAWSNIVSFAKEFVSFWRKG